A stretch of the Streptomyces venezuelae genome encodes the following:
- a CDS encoding AIM24 family protein gives MHSTLFAHVPVPSTGRYTLQNSQLLKAEVAQGSGSVLARQGAMVAFEGQIDFQSQYRNNSWRNVRQMTGEGLELMKCKGTGHVYLANFAQHIHVMEVGRGITVDSKSVLAFDSTLGVGIVAIDSAVEIAGAGAYNLELSGSGQVALLTSGEPLVLEVGPGKNVCADADAVIAWSTSLRTQLQAPTSTSGVWRRRGATGEGWEMQFQGEGHVLVQPSELLPPTHLRGGLLGFGMRGNSLGGSRA, from the coding sequence ATGCACAGCACCCTTTTCGCGCACGTCCCGGTCCCGTCCACCGGGCGCTACACCCTCCAGAACTCCCAGCTGCTCAAGGCCGAGGTCGCCCAGGGCAGCGGTTCCGTCCTGGCCCGCCAGGGCGCCATGGTCGCCTTCGAAGGGCAGATCGACTTCCAGAGCCAGTACCGGAACAACAGCTGGCGCAATGTCCGCCAGATGACCGGCGAAGGCCTGGAACTCATGAAGTGCAAGGGCACCGGCCATGTCTACCTGGCCAACTTCGCCCAGCACATCCATGTCATGGAGGTCGGCCGCGGCATCACCGTCGACAGCAAGTCCGTCCTCGCCTTCGACTCCACCCTGGGCGTCGGCATCGTCGCCATCGACAGTGCCGTCGAGATCGCCGGGGCCGGCGCCTACAACCTCGAGCTGAGCGGCAGCGGCCAGGTCGCCCTGCTCACCTCCGGGGAGCCGCTGGTCCTGGAGGTCGGACCCGGCAAGAACGTGTGCGCGGACGCCGACGCCGTCATCGCCTGGTCCACCTCGCTGCGCACCCAGCTCCAGGCCCCGACCTCCACCTCCGGGGTCTGGCGCCGCCGCGGGGCAACCGGCGAGGGCTGGGAGATGCAGTTCCAGGGCGAGGGCCACGTCCTGGTCCAGCCCAGCGAACTGCTGCCGCCCACCCACCTGCGCGGCGGCCTGCTCGGCTTCGGCATGCGCGGCAACTCGCTCGGCGGCAGCCGCGCCTAG
- a CDS encoding NUDIX hydrolase, with protein MTLHEDAVLVLKAYEDQPELRDVYLEHLAAHPDGVYKACSAGHVTASALVIDPSRGRVLLTLHKKLGMWLQMGGHCEPGDATLAEAALREAREESGIVSGLALLPGGPVRLDRHPIPSPCNWHLDVQYAALAPAEAVAAISDESLDLRWFGYEEVAGVADESVVRLLEATRARL; from the coding sequence GTGACCCTGCACGAGGACGCGGTCCTGGTACTGAAGGCGTACGAGGACCAGCCCGAGCTCCGGGACGTCTACCTGGAGCACCTGGCGGCCCACCCGGACGGGGTCTACAAGGCATGCTCTGCCGGGCACGTCACGGCCAGCGCGCTGGTGATCGACCCGTCCCGCGGGCGGGTGCTGCTGACCCTGCACAAGAAGCTGGGCATGTGGCTCCAGATGGGCGGGCACTGCGAGCCCGGTGACGCGACGCTGGCGGAAGCGGCGCTGCGTGAGGCCCGGGAGGAGTCGGGGATCGTGTCCGGACTGGCCCTGCTGCCGGGCGGCCCGGTGCGGCTGGACCGGCATCCGATCCCGTCGCCGTGCAACTGGCACCTGGACGTGCAGTACGCGGCGCTGGCTCCGGCCGAGGCGGTGGCGGCGATCAGCGATGAGTCCCTGGACCTGCGCTGGTTCGGGTACGAGGAGGTGGCCGGGGTGGCCGACGAGTCGGTGGTCCGGCTGCTGGAGGCCACCCGCGCACGGCTCTGA
- a CDS encoding zinc-dependent metalloprotease: MSDTPFGFGLPPEEPENGDEGKKKGNQGGQAGGQGGPANPFGFGGAGLPGGADNPFAAMFGAMNPNDLGAAFQQLGQMLSYEGGPVNWDMAKDVARQTVAQGTADGVKDSSVGVAEKAAVEEAVRLADLWLDSVTSLPSGAGTAVAWSRAEWVEATLPVWKELVDPVAERVGAAMGQVLPEEMQAMAGPLLGMMRSMGGAMFGQQIGQAVGVLAGEVVGSTDVGLPLGPVGKAALLPLNIESFGKDLGVPSDEVRLYLALREAAHARLFAHVPWLRSHLFGAVEGYARGIKVDTSKLEDVVGQLDPSNPEQLQEALQGGMFQPQDTPEQKAALARLETALALVEGWVDAVVHEAAKPRLTSADALRETLRRRRATGGPAEQTFATLIGLELRPRRLRDASRLWASLTDARGVDGRDGLWEHPDMLPTASDLDDPDGFVHREQLDFSEIDKMLGEAAQKRDDQGGAEDKGDEGKGDEKK, encoded by the coding sequence GTGAGTGACACCCCATTCGGATTCGGCCTTCCGCCGGAGGAGCCGGAGAACGGCGACGAGGGCAAGAAGAAGGGCAATCAGGGCGGCCAGGCCGGTGGCCAGGGCGGTCCGGCGAATCCGTTCGGGTTCGGCGGGGCCGGCCTGCCCGGCGGTGCGGACAACCCGTTCGCCGCGATGTTCGGCGCCATGAATCCCAACGATCTCGGCGCCGCGTTCCAGCAGCTCGGGCAGATGCTGAGCTACGAGGGCGGCCCGGTGAACTGGGACATGGCCAAGGACGTGGCCCGCCAGACCGTGGCCCAGGGCACGGCGGACGGGGTCAAGGACAGCAGCGTCGGCGTGGCCGAGAAGGCGGCCGTCGAGGAAGCGGTGCGGCTGGCCGACCTGTGGCTGGACAGCGTGACCTCGCTGCCGTCCGGCGCCGGCACGGCGGTGGCGTGGAGCCGCGCCGAGTGGGTCGAGGCGACCCTGCCGGTGTGGAAGGAGCTCGTCGACCCGGTCGCCGAGCGGGTCGGCGCGGCCATGGGCCAGGTGCTGCCCGAGGAGATGCAGGCCATGGCGGGCCCGCTGCTCGGGATGATGCGCTCCATGGGCGGGGCCATGTTCGGGCAGCAGATCGGCCAGGCCGTGGGGGTGCTCGCGGGTGAGGTCGTCGGCTCGACCGATGTGGGGCTGCCGCTGGGCCCGGTCGGCAAGGCCGCGCTGCTGCCGCTGAACATCGAGTCCTTCGGCAAGGACCTGGGCGTTCCGTCGGACGAGGTCCGGCTGTACCTGGCGCTGCGCGAGGCCGCGCACGCCCGCCTGTTCGCCCATGTGCCGTGGCTGCGCTCGCACCTGTTCGGCGCGGTCGAGGGGTATGCCCGCGGTATCAAGGTGGACACCTCGAAGCTGGAGGACGTGGTCGGACAGCTCGACCCCTCCAACCCGGAGCAGCTGCAGGAAGCCCTGCAGGGCGGCATGTTCCAGCCGCAGGACACCCCGGAGCAGAAGGCGGCGCTGGCCCGGCTGGAGACGGCGCTGGCGCTGGTCGAGGGCTGGGTGGACGCGGTGGTCCACGAGGCCGCCAAGCCGCGGCTGACCTCGGCGGACGCGCTCCGCGAGACCCTGCGCCGGCGGCGTGCCACGGGTGGTCCGGCGGAGCAGACCTTCGCCACGCTGATCGGGCTGGAGCTGCGTCCGCGCCGGCTGCGGGACGCCTCGCGGCTGTGGGCCTCGCTTACCGACGCGCGCGGGGTGGACGGCCGCGACGGGCTGTGGGAGCACCCGGACATGCTGCCGACCGCCTCGGACCTGGACGACCCGGACGGGTTCGTCCACCGCGAGCAGCTGGACTTCTCGGAGATCGACAAGATGCTCGGCGAGGCGGCGCAGAAACGTGACGACCAGGGCGGCGCCGAAGACAAGGGCGACGAGGGCAAGGGCGACGAGAAGAAGTGA
- a CDS encoding SDR family oxidoreductase, producing MRGPVVAVTGAAGGVGAALVARLAASDEIKQVVAIDERRGDCATAQWHVLDVRDPAIADKLRGADVVVHLALDLDLETDSAARTAYNVRGTQTVLTAAAAAGVRRVVLCTSAMVYGALPDNDIPLSEDSELRATAEATGVGDLLEIERLGRRAPRAHPGLNVTVVRPAVLVGGTDTALTRYFESPRLLVVAGSRPTWQFCHVEDLVSALEYAALEKVDGELAVGCEGWLEQEEVEELSGIRRMELPSAVALGAAARLHRIGLTPSPAGDLAYTMHPWVVSVSRLHAAGWRPRWTNEEVLAELLQEAAGRHTVAGRRLGRKDATAAGAAGATVALLGAAAVVRRARRRRGL from the coding sequence GTGCGAGGCCCCGTCGTGGCCGTGACCGGTGCCGCCGGCGGGGTCGGGGCGGCGCTGGTGGCCCGGCTCGCGGCATCCGATGAGATCAAGCAGGTCGTGGCCATCGACGAGCGCCGCGGTGACTGCGCGACCGCGCAGTGGCACGTCCTGGACGTCCGGGACCCGGCGATCGCCGACAAGCTGCGGGGCGCGGACGTGGTGGTCCACCTGGCGCTGGACCTGGATCTGGAGACGGATTCCGCCGCCCGTACCGCGTACAACGTACGGGGCACCCAGACCGTGCTGACCGCCGCCGCGGCGGCCGGAGTGCGGCGCGTGGTGCTGTGCACCTCGGCGATGGTCTACGGCGCCCTGCCCGACAACGACATTCCGCTCTCGGAGGACTCCGAGCTGCGCGCCACCGCCGAGGCGACCGGCGTCGGCGACCTGCTGGAGATCGAGCGGCTGGGCCGCCGGGCGCCGCGTGCGCACCCCGGACTGAACGTGACCGTGGTGCGGCCGGCCGTCCTGGTCGGCGGCACCGACACCGCACTGACCCGCTACTTCGAGTCCCCGCGCCTGCTGGTGGTCGCGGGCTCCCGCCCGACCTGGCAGTTCTGCCATGTCGAGGACCTGGTGTCGGCGCTGGAGTACGCGGCACTGGAGAAGGTCGACGGGGAACTGGCGGTCGGCTGCGAGGGGTGGCTGGAGCAGGAGGAGGTCGAGGAGCTGAGCGGGATCCGGCGGATGGAGCTGCCGTCCGCCGTGGCGCTGGGCGCCGCCGCCCGGCTGCACCGGATCGGCCTCACCCCGTCCCCGGCCGGCGACCTCGCCTACACCATGCATCCGTGGGTGGTCAGCGTGAGCCGGCTGCACGCGGCGGGCTGGCGGCCCCGCTGGACCAACGAGGAGGTGCTGGCCGAGCTCCTCCAGGAGGCCGCGGGCCGGCACACCGTCGCCGGCCGCCGGCTGGGCCGCAAGGACGCGACGGCCGCGGGCGCGGCGGGGGCGACCGTGGCCCTGCTGGGCGCGGCGGCGGTGGTCCGCCGGGCCCGCCGCCGGCGCGGCCTCTGA
- a CDS encoding molybdenum cofactor biosynthesis protein MoaE codes for MAPHFDHPGEQAASDPIRLLEIRDTPLSLDEVFRAVGDDSTGGTTLFVGTVRNHDGGADVDALGYSCHPTAEAEMRRVAERVVAKYPVRALAAVHRIGDLAVGDLAVVVAVSCPHRGEAFEACRMLIDDLKHEVPIWKHQTFSDGTEEWVGAC; via the coding sequence ATGGCACCGCACTTCGACCACCCCGGCGAGCAGGCCGCATCCGACCCGATCCGGCTGCTCGAGATCCGTGACACCCCGCTCTCGCTCGACGAGGTCTTCCGGGCCGTCGGCGACGACTCCACGGGCGGTACGACCCTGTTTGTCGGAACGGTGCGCAACCACGACGGCGGGGCGGACGTCGATGCGCTCGGCTACTCCTGCCATCCGACGGCCGAGGCCGAGATGCGCCGCGTGGCAGAGCGGGTCGTCGCCAAGTACCCGGTGCGCGCCCTGGCCGCCGTACACCGCATCGGCGACCTGGCCGTCGGCGATCTCGCGGTCGTGGTCGCCGTCTCCTGCCCGCACCGCGGCGAGGCCTTCGAGGCCTGCCGGATGCTGATCGACGACCTCAAGCACGAGGTCCCGATCTGGAAGCACCAGACCTTCTCCGACGGCACCGAGGAATGGGTCGGCGCCTGCTGA
- a CDS encoding PDZ domain-containing protein, protein MPRRTATMLASTLMLFALLCAGVFIKVPYSEMSPGPTFNTLGEADGEAVLQINGRKTYATTGHLNMTTVRVTSAEYEMNLLEAVYGWLATDNIVVPHENLYPHGKTDEQSTQENAEEFSQSQESAKVAALRQLGIPVTARVAVFTVVKGSPAEGKLHAGYVIKAVDGTPVKAPEDVAKLVTRHKAGENVEFTIVPAKEAAAAEKAGKEPEGSEKVVITTAPADGDGHAIVGIRAETDHTFPFGIDIKLTDVGGPSAGLMFALGIVDKLTPQDLTGGKFVAGTGTIDDTGKVGPIGGIQMKTIGARKAGARYFLTPADNCASAVKNVPDGLTLVKVDTIDDATKSLEKISKGDTAALPQCTAK, encoded by the coding sequence ATGCCACGCCGCACCGCGACGATGCTCGCCTCCACGCTCATGCTGTTCGCGCTGCTCTGCGCAGGGGTGTTCATCAAGGTCCCGTACTCGGAGATGAGCCCGGGCCCGACGTTCAACACGCTGGGCGAGGCCGACGGGGAGGCCGTCCTGCAGATCAACGGCCGCAAGACCTACGCCACCACCGGGCACCTCAACATGACGACCGTGCGGGTCACCAGCGCGGAATACGAGATGAACCTGCTGGAAGCGGTCTACGGCTGGCTGGCCACCGACAACATCGTCGTCCCGCACGAGAACCTCTACCCGCACGGCAAGACGGACGAGCAATCCACGCAGGAGAACGCCGAGGAATTCAGCCAGTCGCAGGAGAGCGCCAAGGTGGCGGCCCTCAGGCAGCTCGGCATCCCGGTCACCGCGCGCGTCGCGGTCTTCACGGTGGTCAAGGGCAGCCCCGCCGAGGGCAAGCTGCACGCCGGATACGTGATCAAGGCCGTGGACGGCACCCCGGTGAAGGCCCCCGAGGACGTGGCCAAGCTCGTCACCCGGCACAAGGCCGGCGAGAACGTGGAGTTCACGATCGTCCCGGCCAAGGAGGCCGCTGCCGCCGAGAAGGCTGGCAAGGAGCCCGAGGGCAGCGAGAAGGTGGTCATCACCACCGCCCCCGCCGACGGCGACGGGCACGCCATCGTCGGCATCCGGGCGGAGACCGACCACACCTTCCCGTTCGGCATCGACATCAAGCTCACCGACGTCGGCGGGCCGAGCGCGGGCCTGATGTTCGCCCTCGGCATCGTCGACAAGCTCACCCCGCAGGACCTCACCGGCGGAAAGTTCGTCGCGGGCACCGGCACCATCGACGACACCGGCAAGGTCGGCCCCATCGGCGGCATCCAGATGAAGACCATCGGCGCCCGGAAGGCCGGCGCCCGGTACTTCCTGACCCCGGCCGACAACTGCGCCTCCGCCGTCAAGAACGTCCCCGACGGCCTCACCCTGGTCAAGGTGGACACCATCGACGACGCCACCAAGTCCCTGGAGAAGATCAGCAAGGGGGACACGGCCGCGCTGCCGCAGTGCACCGCGAAGTGA
- a CDS encoding PPA1309 family protein produces the protein MLSMSNVSSSGTPMAASPLTRACLEIDEYAAGLGWNRPARLFALVDTARLRKQEPRLASQLGLDQDDAGKAQYTPIEQDELPAGTPLDKFLGTIAWPDSVVGCALTVERLMLPPSAEAAVPTGMNEKQLAKWVAAHPERQEVRLTVAVLRDGSRESAVRLRDKDAASEVLTGAGLVPGLADALAATFA, from the coding sequence ATGTTGTCCATGTCCAACGTTTCCTCCTCCGGCACCCCCATGGCGGCCAGCCCCCTGACCCGTGCCTGCCTCGAAATCGACGAGTACGCCGCCGGCCTCGGCTGGAACCGGCCCGCCCGTCTCTTCGCCCTCGTCGACACCGCCCGGCTGCGCAAGCAGGAGCCGCGGCTGGCCTCCCAGCTGGGCCTGGACCAGGACGATGCGGGCAAGGCCCAGTACACCCCCATCGAGCAGGACGAGCTGCCGGCCGGAACCCCGCTGGACAAGTTCCTCGGCACGATCGCCTGGCCCGACTCGGTCGTCGGCTGCGCGCTGACCGTGGAGCGGCTGATGCTGCCGCCGTCCGCGGAGGCCGCCGTACCGACCGGTATGAACGAGAAGCAGCTGGCCAAGTGGGTGGCCGCGCATCCGGAGCGGCAGGAGGTCCGGCTCACCGTGGCGGTGCTGCGGGACGGCTCGCGCGAGTCGGCCGTACGGCTGCGGGACAAGGACGCGGCGAGCGAGGTGCTGACCGGGGCGGGCCTGGTGCCCGGCCTGGCCGATGCGCTGGCCGCGACCTTCGCCTAG
- a CDS encoding UPF0182 family protein, protein MRTLAFQMPDRGGGPSGPRIRVGRPSRRARTLLMTLGVLAVLAMLFIMFAGFWTDWLWYRSVNYSTVFTTTLWTKIGLFAVFGLLMAGAVGFNIWLAHRLRPPLAAMSMEQQSLDRYRMSIAPYKKWLLLGISLLVGLIAGASAAGQWKTWLMWVNGVPFGQKDPQFHLDVSFYAFNLPWYRFLLGFGFAAIVLSLIAAAVVHYLYGGLRVTSPGARATAAATGHLSVLLGLFVSLKAIAYWLDRYGLAVKSSDFKASDNWTGLRYVDANAYLPAKTILFCIAAICAALFFATLWRRTWQLPVIGFGLMVLSAILIGGLYPAIVQKFQVQPNEQAKESPYVEKNIKATRDAYGIDKTEVTDYAGAPDPKADKNKLRQDANTTASIRLLDPNIVSPAFQQLQQNKGYYGFPSTLAVDRYKDQDTVIGLRELNLAGIPKNNWINDHFRYTHGFGVVAAKGTEVTADGTPVFTESGLPSTGDLGTYEQRIYYGEQTKQYSIVGGPQKELDYADDKGEKETTYKGDSGVSLGNPINRAAYALAFSEPQILYSGAIGEGSKILYHRTPKERVEAVAPWLTIDGAAYPAVIDGRIQWIVDAYTTSNGYPYASRTTLGDTTADSLTNSQRAVVAQENQVNYIRNSVKATVDAYDGTVKLYQWDGQDPVLKTWMKAFPGTVKDKKEIPQALMDHLRYPQDLFKVQRELLTRYHVTDPQTFLSGSEVWAVPDDPTNKEGNAVPPYYLSLKMPGQKEKDQVFSLTTTFTPNGRDNLSAFMAVNADPGTPDYGKISVLKLPTANPVDGPKLVQAKFNSKPEIAQEINILSRGDSQVEYGNLLTVPLDKGMLYVEPVYVRGGGLKYPLLKKVLVTYGERTAFENTLEKALNVVFEAEAPTAPPPPTTTPPGDGTAQPPPQDPTVKQALADAQKAIEEADKAMKAGDWTAYGKAQDDLEAALKRAIEAEAKGQAPKPSG, encoded by the coding sequence GTGCGCACCTTGGCTTTCCAGATGCCGGACCGCGGCGGAGGCCCTTCCGGGCCACGGATCAGAGTCGGCCGCCCGTCCCGGCGAGCCCGCACTCTCCTCATGACCCTGGGCGTACTGGCCGTCCTGGCCATGCTTTTCATCATGTTCGCGGGCTTCTGGACCGACTGGCTCTGGTACCGCTCGGTCAACTACTCGACCGTGTTCACGACCACCCTGTGGACCAAGATCGGCCTGTTCGCCGTCTTCGGCCTGCTGATGGCCGGCGCGGTCGGGTTCAACATCTGGCTGGCCCACCGGCTGAGGCCGCCGCTGGCCGCGATGTCGATGGAGCAGCAGAGCCTCGACCGCTACCGGATGAGCATCGCCCCGTACAAGAAGTGGCTGCTCCTCGGAATCTCGCTGCTGGTCGGCCTGATCGCCGGAGCCTCGGCGGCGGGCCAGTGGAAGACCTGGCTGATGTGGGTCAACGGGGTGCCCTTCGGGCAGAAGGACCCCCAGTTCCACCTGGACGTGTCGTTCTACGCCTTCAACCTGCCCTGGTACCGCTTCCTGCTGGGCTTCGGCTTCGCGGCCATCGTGCTCTCGCTGATCGCCGCCGCCGTCGTCCACTACCTGTACGGCGGGCTGCGCGTGACCAGCCCGGGCGCCCGGGCCACCGCCGCGGCCACCGGCCACCTGTCGGTGCTGCTCGGCCTCTTCGTCAGCCTCAAGGCCATCGCCTACTGGCTGGACCGGTACGGCCTCGCCGTGAAGTCCAGCGACTTCAAGGCCTCGGACAACTGGACCGGCCTGCGGTACGTCGACGCCAACGCCTACCTGCCGGCCAAGACCATCCTCTTCTGCATCGCCGCGATCTGCGCCGCGCTGTTCTTCGCCACGCTGTGGCGCCGCACCTGGCAGCTGCCGGTGATCGGCTTCGGCCTGATGGTGCTCTCGGCGATCCTGATCGGCGGGCTGTACCCGGCCATCGTGCAGAAGTTCCAGGTCCAGCCGAACGAGCAGGCGAAGGAGTCGCCGTACGTCGAGAAGAACATCAAGGCGACGCGTGACGCCTACGGCATCGACAAGACCGAGGTCACGGACTACGCGGGCGCACCGGATCCGAAGGCGGACAAGAACAAGCTCCGCCAGGACGCCAACACCACGGCCAGCATCCGGCTGCTCGACCCGAACATCGTCTCCCCGGCCTTCCAGCAGCTCCAGCAGAACAAGGGCTACTACGGCTTCCCGTCCACGCTGGCGGTCGACCGGTACAAGGACCAGGACACCGTCATCGGTCTCCGCGAGCTCAACCTCGCGGGCATCCCGAAGAACAACTGGATCAACGACCACTTCCGCTACACGCACGGTTTCGGTGTCGTGGCGGCCAAGGGCACCGAGGTCACCGCCGACGGCACGCCCGTGTTCACCGAGTCCGGTCTGCCGTCCACCGGCGACCTCGGGACGTACGAGCAGCGGATCTACTACGGCGAGCAGACGAAGCAGTACTCCATCGTCGGCGGTCCGCAGAAGGAACTCGACTACGCCGACGACAAGGGCGAGAAGGAGACCACCTACAAGGGCGACAGCGGGGTGAGCCTGGGCAACCCGATCAACCGGGCCGCCTACGCCCTGGCCTTCAGCGAGCCGCAGATCCTGTACTCCGGAGCGATCGGCGAGGGTTCGAAGATCCTCTACCACCGCACGCCCAAGGAGCGGGTCGAGGCGGTCGCCCCCTGGCTGACGATCGACGGCGCCGCCTACCCGGCGGTGATCGACGGCCGGATCCAGTGGATCGTGGACGCCTACACCACCAGCAACGGCTACCCGTACGCCTCCCGTACGACGCTCGGGGACACCACGGCGGACTCGCTGACCAACTCCCAGCGCGCGGTCGTCGCGCAGGAGAACCAGGTCAACTACATCCGGAACTCCGTGAAGGCCACGGTCGACGCCTACGACGGCACCGTGAAGCTGTACCAGTGGGACGGCCAGGACCCGGTCCTCAAGACCTGGATGAAGGCCTTCCCCGGCACGGTCAAGGACAAGAAGGAGATCCCGCAGGCACTGATGGACCACCTGCGGTACCCCCAGGACCTGTTCAAGGTCCAGCGTGAGCTCCTGACCCGGTACCACGTCACCGACCCGCAGACCTTCCTCAGCGGCAGCGAGGTCTGGGCCGTGCCCGACGACCCGACCAACAAGGAGGGGAACGCGGTTCCGCCGTACTACCTCTCCCTGAAGATGCCGGGGCAGAAGGAGAAGGACCAGGTCTTCTCGCTCACCACGACGTTCACACCGAACGGGCGGGACAACCTGAGCGCCTTCATGGCGGTCAACGCCGATCCGGGCACCCCCGACTACGGCAAGATCAGCGTGCTGAAGCTGCCCACCGCGAACCCGGTGGACGGACCGAAGCTGGTGCAGGCCAAGTTCAACTCCAAGCCGGAGATCGCCCAGGAGATCAACATCCTGAGCCGCGGTGACTCTCAGGTGGAGTACGGCAACCTGCTCACCGTCCCGCTCGACAAGGGGATGCTCTACGTCGAGCCGGTGTACGTGCGCGGTGGCGGCCTCAAGTACCCGCTGCTGAAGAAGGTCCTCGTGACCTACGGGGAGCGGACCGCCTTCGAGAACACGCTGGAGAAAGCGCTGAACGTGGTCTTCGAGGCCGAGGCGCCGACCGCGCCACCCCCGCCGACCACCACCCCGCCCGGCGACGGCACCGCGCAGCCGCCGCCGCAGGACCCGACGGTCAAGCAGGCGCTCGCCGACGCCCAGAAGGCGATCGAGGAGGCCGACAAGGCCATGAAGGCCGGCGACTGGACGGCCTACGGAAAGGCTCAGGACGACCTCGAGGCGGCGCTGAAGCGGGCCATCGAGGCGGAGGCGAAGGGGCAGGCACCCAAGCCCTCCGGCTAG
- a CDS encoding tetratricopeptide repeat protein — protein sequence MGDRSTLLETGRFVRTETEEGTEGTGVAQPARAEDTETALTDAVAVAEVFPEADAEPAGDAELEARHRGPADKGDPGAMSVLGALLLRRGDLDGAEPYLRGATGEGDRAAANNLGVLLHQRGYPEEAAGWWRVAAVAGSAPAAHALGRYYRERGDEPAAEYWLRQAAESGHALGAYGLADLLEHRGDEGAERWLRAAAEQGHREAAYRLARILRRREPAEAEAWYRQAAARGHRRAALHLGTLLEARGELKEAGRWYLTSAKQGEARAACALGFLLRDAGDEDSAAAWWHRAAQDGDGNAANALGALHAARGETQTAEKWYRAAMDAGDHNGAYNLALLCAAQERTAQAEQFYRRAAYAGHREAANALAILLLQGGDAAGAEPWFSKAAEAGSVDAAFNLGILFASRDEDRTALKWYERAASAGHTDAALQVGIALVRDGEERAAERHLRCAAGGGSAEAAFRLASLLESLAPPPEPPALGEPVAAPRSESEEWYERAAEQGHRRAQVRVGMLAAGRGDLGTAARWYREAAEAGSRNGAFNLGLLLAREGAEPEAALWWTRAAVAGHGRAALRLGLLAARHGDLAEGQKWCARAMELGPAEVSQRAAKLREALAEELSA from the coding sequence ATGGGGGACAGGTCAACTCTGCTGGAGACAGGGCGGTTTGTGCGGACGGAGACCGAAGAGGGCACGGAAGGCACCGGGGTGGCGCAGCCGGCCAGGGCCGAGGACACGGAGACCGCACTGACCGATGCGGTGGCCGTGGCCGAGGTGTTCCCCGAGGCCGATGCGGAGCCGGCCGGCGACGCAGAGCTCGAGGCCAGGCACCGGGGGCCCGCCGACAAGGGCGACCCGGGTGCCATGAGCGTGCTCGGCGCGCTGCTGCTGCGCCGCGGAGACCTGGACGGCGCCGAGCCCTACCTGCGGGGGGCCACCGGTGAGGGTGACCGGGCCGCCGCCAACAACCTGGGGGTCCTGCTGCACCAGCGCGGGTACCCGGAGGAGGCCGCCGGCTGGTGGCGGGTCGCCGCCGTCGCCGGATCCGCCCCCGCCGCACACGCGCTGGGCCGGTACTACCGCGAGCGCGGTGACGAGCCCGCCGCCGAGTACTGGCTGCGGCAGGCCGCCGAGTCCGGGCACGCGCTCGGTGCGTACGGACTGGCCGACCTGCTGGAACACCGCGGGGACGAGGGTGCCGAGCGCTGGCTGCGGGCCGCCGCCGAGCAGGGCCACCGGGAGGCCGCCTACCGGCTGGCCCGGATCCTGCGCCGCCGCGAACCCGCCGAGGCCGAGGCCTGGTACCGGCAGGCGGCGGCGCGCGGCCACCGCCGGGCGGCCCTGCACCTGGGCACCCTGCTGGAGGCCCGCGGCGAGCTCAAGGAGGCCGGGCGCTGGTACCTGACCTCCGCCAAACAGGGCGAGGCCCGGGCCGCCTGCGCCCTGGGCTTCCTGCTGCGCGACGCCGGGGACGAGGACAGCGCCGCCGCCTGGTGGCACCGGGCCGCCCAGGACGGCGACGGCAACGCCGCCAATGCGCTCGGCGCCCTGCACGCGGCACGCGGCGAGACCCAGACGGCCGAGAAGTGGTACCGGGCCGCCATGGACGCCGGCGACCACAACGGGGCCTACAACCTCGCCCTGCTGTGTGCCGCGCAGGAGCGGACCGCCCAGGCGGAGCAGTTCTACCGGCGGGCCGCCTACGCCGGCCACCGGGAGGCCGCCAACGCGCTGGCCATCCTGCTGCTCCAGGGCGGGGACGCGGCCGGTGCCGAGCCGTGGTTCTCCAAGGCGGCCGAGGCGGGCAGCGTGGACGCCGCCTTCAACCTGGGCATCCTGTTCGCCAGCCGGGACGAGGACCGCACCGCGCTCAAGTGGTACGAGCGGGCGGCCTCGGCCGGCCACACCGATGCGGCGCTCCAGGTCGGCATCGCGCTGGTCCGCGACGGGGAGGAGCGGGCCGCCGAGCGCCACCTGCGCTGCGCGGCGGGCGGCGGCAGCGCGGAGGCGGCCTTCCGGCTGGCCTCCCTGCTGGAGTCGCTGGCCCCGCCGCCGGAGCCGCCCGCGCTGGGCGAGCCGGTGGCGGCGCCGCGCAGCGAGAGCGAGGAGTGGTACGAGCGGGCCGCCGAGCAGGGGCACCGGCGCGCCCAGGTACGGGTCGGCATGCTGGCGGCGGGCCGCGGTGATCTCGGCACGGCCGCCCGCTGGTACCGGGAGGCGGCCGAGGCGGGCTCCCGCAACGGTGCCTTCAACCTGGGGCTGCTGCTGGCCCGGGAGGGCGCCGAGCCGGAGGCCGCCCTGTGGTGGACCCGTGCGGCCGTGGCCGGCCACGGCCGGGCCGCGCTCCGGCTGGGCCTGCTGGCGGCCCGGCACGGGGACCTCGCGGAGGGCCAGAAGTGGTGCGCCCGGGCCATGGAGCTCGGACCCGCGGAGGTGTCCCAGCGGGCGGCGAAGCTCCGCGAGGCTCTGGCGGAAGAGCTCTCCGCGTAG